The Ciconia boyciana chromosome 17, ASM3463844v1, whole genome shotgun sequence genome contains a region encoding:
- the MYO18A gene encoding unconventional myosin-XVIIIa isoform X10 produces MAFSSRFAFWEQKVKDEDKSLAVKRPGKEDGASESPKDAASAPPNPEPPKSPEPPPGQGKSPEPVLNGAAVNGLEGPAAGTEAQGDDGQGLSRRRVVRVVRKVVRKVLPGEDTGSAKEPGRDAKSPEPVPPPRKEDTGRAAVPPPPAVPPPPAVPAAPAKPEPKDEISAGLKTLMAKGKTKEHRPRLRPGDRREEKSPEPAGGDVKPSLSPGTEAKPEPPVQPSGGKAEPAKVSALKPTALERHKKLQPGEKRSTPAKTAPTPPPQAAPGPASQLSPSEEAQRRLERIFTASLDPAASASAPSQVPYPRPQEPSASAGDPPPSSVCRWAGVCARASCWSGQADDAPAAPFGPVPAAVQAKTEEQIAAEEAWYETEKVWLVHRDGFSLGSQLRLEEGSPLPEGKVKVKLDHDGAVLEVEEDDVEKANPPSCDRVEDLASLLYLNESSVLHTLRQRYGGNLLHTYAGPTMVIINPLSSPSMYSEKVMHMFKGCRREDTSPHIYAVAQAAYRSMLMSRQDQAVVLLGASGSGKTTNCQHLVQYLATIAGSTGKVFSAEKWQALYTILEAFGNSSTGMNSNATRFSQIISLDFDQAGQVASASVQTLLLEKLRVAKRPANEATFNVFYYLLACSDSALRTELHFNHLAENNVFGIVPLSKPEEKQKATQQFNKLQAAMKVMGISGDEQKAFWLVLGAIYHLGAAGATKDADEAGRKQFARHEWAQKAAYLLGCSLEELSSSIFKHQPKGTLQRSTSFRQGPDEPPLGDGGTGPKLTALECLEGMAAGLYSELFTLLISLLNRALKSSQHSVCSVTVVDTPGAQNPELAGQSRGATFEELCHNYAQERLQLLFHQRTFARELERYKEENIELALADAEPGSSGSVAAVDQPSHQALVRSLARTDEARGLLWLLEEEALQPGGNEDTLLERLFSYYGPQEGSKKGHNPLLPSDKPRHFLLGHSSGTNWVEYDATGWLNHVKHNPASQNASVLLQESQKKVISSLFAGRGGSALVLSGSVAGLEGGSQLALRRATSMRKTFTTGVAAVKKKSLCIQIKLQVDALIDSIKKSKLHFVHCFLPKAAGGGGDPRALPCRRVSGSELELPAEHCEAGLMQLDVPLLRAQLRGSRLLDALRMYRQGYPDHMVFAEFRRRFDVLAPHLTKKHGRNYIVMDEKRAVEELLESLDLEKSSYHMGLSRVFFRAGSLARLEEQRDAQTSRNITLFQAACRGFLARQQFKKRKIQDLAIRCVQKNIKKNKGVKGWPWWKLFTTVRPLIEVQLTEDQIRGKDEEIQQLKSKLEKVEKERNELRLNSDRLESRITELTSELTDERNTGESASQLLDAETAERLRAEKEMKDLQAKYDALKKQMESMEMEVMEARLIRAAELNGELDDDDSGGEWRLKYERAVREIDFTKKRLQQELEDKLEVEQQGKRQLERRLTDLQADSEESQRALQQLKKKCQRLAAELQDTKLHLEGQQGRNHDLEKKQRRFDSELSQAHEEAQRERLQREKLSREKDVLVAEVFGLKQLLEDKDSDITGLTQKAEALEAELQDISSQESKDEASLAKVKKQLRDLEAKVKDQEEELDEQAGTIQMLEQAKLRLEMEMERLRQTHAKEVESRDEEVEEIRQSCQKKLKQMEVQLEEEYEDKQKVLREKRELESKLSAVSEQANQRDFETEKRLRRDLKRTKALLADAQIMLDHLKNNAPSKREITQLKNQLEESEFTCAAAVKARKSMEVEIEDLHLQIDDLAKAKAALEEQLSRLQREKNEVQSRLEEDQEDMNELMKKHKAAVAQASRDLAQMNDLQAQLEEVSKEKQELQEKLQGLQSQLEFLEQSMVDKSLVSRQEAKIRELETRLEFERTQVKRLESLATRLKENMEKLTEERDQRAAAENREKEQNKRLQRQLRDVKEEMGELAKKEAEASRKKHELEMDLESLEAANQSLQSDLKLAFKRIGDLQAAIEDEMESDSNEDLINSLQDMVAKYQKRKSKLDGDSDVDSELEERVDGVKSWLSKNKGSSKALSDDGSLKGSRSALPDGPEGEERPVSVLSCLSYRKRPGLKDSIGGCGDEQTLFSALGERPPSPERAARRAARGGEPEDRAAVIARAFADASGRARQGLGKRWSLSAADGEKASVASAPVSRASSASWRGLEDGDEGDEGCSVLSFALSSPGSLRSRRGGPEGRPESRLSLARSRLEEAEEGSRGQPPLGRSFSVPPRPRSATSEDGGPGDARPVGHRSYLDPDLEAAIQEVLSYRPPRAGGCSSPEADSGDDGRSVRSVWSVRSAAPLGAADRPPGSLRRSASALDFSRRACRRRSSSGSSEEEEERKKKSAKKHAKKAKKKAKKKKKKKQQSSSDSASSSDSSSDSSSGSTSSYRSTSSVKKGPQVAGSEEPGHPGRGKKEEKQRKKQVDSLMMKYLYRPESD; encoded by the exons ATGGCGTTTTCATCCCGGTTTGCATTctgggagcagaagg TCAAGGATGAGGACAAATCCTTAGCTGTGAAAAGACCCGGGAAGGAGGATGGGGCT TCGGAGAGCCCAAAGGATGCGGCGTCTGCACCCCCGAATCCTGAGCCCCCGAAGAGCCCCGAGCCACCCCCCGGGCAAGGGAAGAGCCCGGAGCCGGTGCTGAACGGGGCGGCCGTGAACGGGCTGGAGGGCCCGGCGGCAGGCACCGAGGCACAGGGGGACGACGGCCAGGGGCTGTCCCGCCGCAGGGTGGTCCGGGTGGTGCGCAAGGTGGTCCGCAAAGTCCTGCCGGGGGAGGACACCGGCAGCGCCAAGGAGCCGGGGCGAGACGCCAAGTCTCCCGAGCCAGTGCCTCCCCCCAGGAAGGAGGACACGGGCCGTGCCGCCGtgccgcctccccccgccgtgccgcctccccccgccgtGCCAGCAGCCCCCGCCAAGCCGGAGCCCAAGGATGAGATCTCAGCGGGGCTCAAAACCCTCATGGCGAAGGGCAAAACCAAAGAGCACCGGCCGCGGCTCCGGCCGGGGGACAGGCGGGAGGAGAAATCCCCCGAGCCGGCTGGGGGGGACGTGAAGCCGTCCCTGTCCCCGGGCACCGAAGCCAAGCCGGAGCCGCCAGTGCAGCCTTCGGGAGGGAAAGCGGAGCCGGCAAAGGTGTCCGCTCTGAAACCCACCGCCCTGGAGAGGCACAAG AAGCTGCAGCCCGGCGAGAAGCGGTCGACCCCTGCGAAAACTGCCCCGACACCCCCTCCGCAG gctgcccccggccccgcgtcCCAGCTGAGCCCGTCGGAGGAGGCGCAGCGCCGGCTGGAGAGGATCTTCACCGCTTCT CTGgaccccgccgcctccgcctcgGCACCCAGCCAGGTACCGTACCCCCGTCCTCAGGAGCCCTCTGCCTCTGCCGGCGACCCCCCGCCGTCCTCTGTCTGCCGCTGGGCTGGCGTCTGTGCCCGCGCCTCGTGCTGGAGC GGTCAAGCGGACGATGCCCCGGCAGCCCCCTTTGGCCCCGTCCCTGCTGCAGTTCAG GCCAAGACGGAGGAACAGATAGCGGCCGAGGAGGCCTGGTACGAGACCGAGAAGGTGTGGCTGGTGCACAGGGACGGCTTCTCCTTGG GCAGCCAGCTGCGGCTGGAGGagggcagccccctgcccgaGGGCAAGGTGAAGGTGAAGCTGGACCATGACGGAGCTGTcctggaggtggaggaggacgACGTGGAGAAG GCGAACCCCCCCTCCTGTGACCGCGTGGAGGACCTCGCCAGCCTCCTCTACCTCAATGAGTCCAGCGTGCTGCACACGCTGCGGCAGCGCTACGGCGGCAACCTCCTGCACACCTATGCCGGCCCCACCATGGTCATCATCAACCCGCTGAGCTCCCCCTCCATGTACTCTGAGAAG gtCATGCACATGTTCAAAGGCTGCCGCAGGGAGGACACGTCCCCGCACATCTACGCGGTGGCCCAGGCCGCCTACCGCAGCATGCTGATGAGCCGCCAGGACCAGGCGGTCGTGCTGCTGGGCGCCAGTGGCAGCGGCAAAACCACCAACTGCCAGCACCTTGTCCAGTACCTCGCCACCATCGCCGGCAGCACCGGCAAGGTCTTCTCCG CGGAGAAGTGGCAGGCTCTCTACACCATCCTGGAGGCTTTTGGCAATAGCAGCACCGGCATGAACAGCAACGCCACCCGCTTCTCCCAGATCATCTCTCTGGACTTCGACCAGGCTGGGCAGGTGGCATCAGCCTCTGTACAG acgctgctgctggagaagctgcGCGTCGCCAAGCGCCCAGCCAACGAGGCCACCTTCAACGTCTTCTACTACCTGCTGGCCTGCTCCGACAGCGCCCTGCG GACTGAGCTTCACTTCAACCACCTGGCAGAGAACAACGTCTTTGGCATCGTGCCCCTCTCCAAG ccagaggaaaagcagaaggcGACCCAGCAGTTCAACAAGCTCCAGGCTGCCATGAAGGTGATGGGCATCTCCGGCGATGAGCAGAAAGCCTTCTGGCTCGTCCTGGGGGCCATTTATCATCTGGGGGCCGCTGGGGCCACGAAAG ACGCCGACGAAG CCGGGAGGAAGCAGTTTGCACGGCACGAGTGGGCTCAGAAAGCTGCCtacctgctgggctgcagcctggaggagctctcctcctccatcttcAAGCACCAGCCCAAGGGCACCCTGCAGCGATCCACCTCCTTCCGGCAGGGCCCCGACGAGCCGCCCCTGGGTGACGGCGGCACAG GTCCCAAGCTGACAGCGCTGGAGTGCCTGGAGGGCATGGCGGCCGGCTTGTACTCCGAGCTCTTCACCCTCCTCATCTCCCTCCTCAACAG GGCGCTGAAGTCGAGCCAGCACTCGGTGTGCTCGGTGACGGTGGTGGACACCCCCGGGGCGCAAAACCCGGAGCTGGCGGGGCAGAGCCGAGGGGCCACCTTCGAGGAGCTCTGCCACAACTACGCCCAGGAGCgcctgcagctcctcttccaCCAGCGCACCTTCGCCCGCGAGCTGGAGCGCTACAAGGAG GAGAACATAGAGCTTGCCCTGGCTGATGCTGAGCCCGGCTCCTCTGGCTCTGTAGCCGCTGTAGACCAGCCCTCGCACCAGGCACTG GTCCGGTCGCTGGCCCGCACAGACGAGGCGCgggggctgctgtggctgctggaggaggaggcacTGCAGCCGGGCGGCAACGAGGACACGTTGCTGGAGCGGCTCTTCTCCTACTACGGCCCTCAGGAAGGCAGCAAGAAAG GGCACAACCCGCTGCTCCCCAGTGACAAGCCCCGACACTTCCTCCTGGGTCACAGCTCGGGGACCAACTGGGTGGAGTACGATGCCACGGGCTGGCTCAACCACGTCAAGCACAACCCGGCCTCCCAAAATGCCTCCGTCCTGCTGCAGGAGTCACAGAA GAAGGTCATCAGCAGTCTGTTTGCTGGCCGTGGCGGGTCGGCGCTGGTGCTGTCGGGCTCGGTggcggggctggaggggggctCCCAGCTGGCCCTGCGCCGGGCCACCAGCATGCGCAAGACCTTCACCACCGGCGTGGCTGCTGTCAAGAAGAAGTCCCTCTGCATCCAGATCAAGCTGCAAGTG GACGCCCTCATCGACAGCATCAAGAAGTCCAAGCTCCACTTCGTGCACTGCTTCCTGCCCaaggcggcggggggcggcggggacccccgggctCTGCCGTGCCGGCGGGTGAGCGGCAGCGAGCTGGAGCTGCCGGCGGAGCACTGCGAGGCTGGGCTCATGCAGCTGGACGTGCCCCTCCTGCGCGCCCAGCTCCGCGGCTCCCGCCTGCTCGATGCCCTCCGCATGTACCGCCAAG GGTACCCCGACCACATGGTGTTTGCGGAGTTCAGGCGACGCTTTGACGTCCTGGCCCCGCACCTGACCAAGAAGCACGGGCGCAACTACATCGTGATGGACGAGAAGCGG GCGGTGGAGGAGCTCCTGGAGTCGCTGGacctggagaagagcagctaCCACATGGGCTTGAGCCGG GTGTTTTTCCGGGCCGGGTCGCTGGCCAGACTGGAGGAGCAGCGGGACGCACAGACCAGCAGGAACATCACCCTCTTCCAGGCGGCGTGCAGGGGTTTCCTGGCACGGCAGCAGTTCAAGAAGAGGAAG ATCCAGGATTTGGCCATCCGGTGCGTGCAGAAGAACATCAAGAAGAACAAGGGGGTGAAGGGCTGGCCCTGGTGGAAGCTCTTCACCACTGTGCGGCCCCTCATCGAGGTGCAGCTCACTGAGGACCAGATCCGCGGCAAAGAC GAAGAGATCCAGCAGCTGAAGAGCAAACTCGAGAAGGTGGAGAAGGAGCGTAACGAGCTCCGGCTCAACAGCGACCGCCTGGAGAGCAGG aTCACAGAGCTGACATCGGAGCTGACGGACGAGCGAAACACCGGTGAGTCGGCTTCCCAGCTGCTGGACGCCGAGACGGCCGAGAGGCTGCGGGCCGAGAAGGAGATGAAGGACCTGCAG GCCAAGTATGATGCTCTGAAGAAGCAGATGGAGTCGATGGAGATGGAGGTGATGGAGGCTCGGCTCATTCGGGCGGCCGAGCTCAATGGAGAGCTTGACGATGATGATTCAG GCGGCGAATGGCGGCTGAAATATGAGCGGGCGGTGCGGGAGATCGACTTCACCAAGAAacggctgcagcaggagctggaggacaAGCTGGAGGTGGAGCAGCAGGGCAAGAGGCAGCTGGAGCGGAGG CTGACGGACCTGCAGGCAGATAGCGAGGAGAGCCAGCGGGcgctgcagcagctgaagaagAAGTGCCAGCGCCTGGCTGCGGAGCTGCAGGACACCAAGCTGCACCTCGAGGGCCAGCAAGGACGCAACCACGACCTGGAGAAGAAGCAGCGGAG GTTCGACAGCGAGCTCTCGCAGGCACACGAGGAGGCGCAGCGGGAGAGGCTGCAGCGGGAGAAGCTGAGCCGCGAGAAGGACGTGCTGGTGGCTGAGGTCTTCGGCCtcaagcagctgctggag GACAAGGACTCGGACATCACGGGGCTGACGCAGAAGGCAGAGGCGCTGGAGGCCGAGCTGCAGGACATCTCCTCCCAGGAGTCGAAGGACGAGGCGTCTCTGGCCAAGGTGAAGAAGCAGCTGCGGGACCTGGAGGCGAAGGTCAAAgaccaggaggaggaactggaCGAGCAGGCTGGCACCATCcagatgctggagcag GCCAAACTGCGgctggagatggagatggagcgGCTGCGGCAGACCCACGCCAAGGAGGTGGAGAGCCGCGACGAGGAGGTGGAGGAGATTCGGCAGTCGTGCCAGAAGAAG CTGAAGCAGATGGaggtgcagctggaggaggagtaCGAGGACAAGCAGAAGGTGCTGAGAGAGAAACGGGAGCTGGAGAGCAAGTTATCTGCCGTCAGCGAGCAG GCCAACCAGCGGGACTTCGAGACGGAGAAGCGCCTACGCCGGGACCTGAAGAGGACGAAGGCGCTGCTGGCCGACGCGCAGATCATGCTGGATCACCTGAAGAACAACGCGCCCAGCAAGAGGGAGATCACCCAGCTCAAGAACCAG CTGGAGGAGTCAGAGTTCACCTGTGCGGCCGCCGTCAAGGCCCGCAAGTCGATGGAGGTGGAGATTGAAGACCTCCACCTGCAGATCGATGACCTGGCCAAGGCCAAGGCAGCG ctggaggagcagctgagccGGCTGCAGCGGGAGAAGAACGAGGTGCAGAGTCGGCTGGAGGAGGACCAGGAGGACATGAACGAGCTGATGAAGAAACACAAGGCGGCTGTGGCCCAG GCATCCCGGGACCTGGCACAGATGAACGACCTccaggcacagctggaggaggtcagcaaggagaagcaggagctgcaggagaag CTGCAAGgcctgcagagccagctggagTTCCTGGAGCAGTCCATGGTGGACAAGTCGCTGGTGAGCCGGCAAGAGGCCAAGATCCGCGAGCTGGAGACCAGGCTGGAGTTCGAGCGGACGCAAGTCAAGCGCCTGGAG AGCCTCGCCACGCGGCTGAAGGAGAACATGGAGAAGCTGACGGAGGAGCGGGATCAGCGCGCGGCTGCCGAGAACCGGGAGAAGGAGCAGAACAAGCGGCTGCAGCGGCAGCTCCGTGACGTCAAGGAGGAGATGGGCGAGCTGGCCAAGAAGGAGGCAGAGGCCAGCCGCAAGAAGCATGAGCTG GAGATGGACCTGGAGAGCCTGGAAGCCGCCAACCAGAGCCTGCAGTCGGACCTGAAGCTGGCCTTCAAGCGCATCGGGGACCTGCAGGCAGCCATTGAGGACGAGATGGAGAGCGACAGCAACGAGGACCTCATCAACAG TTTGCAGGACATGGTGGCAAAgtatcagaaaagaaaaagtaaact TGACGGCGACTCGGACGTGGACTCGGAACTGGAGGAGCGCGTGGACGGCGTGAAGTCCTGGCTCTCCAAGAACAAAGGCTCCTCCAAAGCGCTCTCGGATGATGGCAGCCTGAAGGGCAGCAg GTCAGCCCTGCCGGACGGTCCCGAAGGCGAGGAGCGGCCGGTGTCGGTGTTGAGCTGCCTCAGCTATAGGAAGCGGCCAGGCCTCAAGGACTCCATAGGCGGCTGTGGGGACGAGCAGACGCTCTTCAGCGCGCTTGGCGAGCGACCGCCTTCCCCTGAGCGCGCTGCCCGTagggcggcccggggcggcgaGCCCGAGGACCGGGCGGCCGTCATCGCCCGCGCCTTTGCTGACGCCAGCGGCCGGGCTCGGCAAGGGCTGGGCAAGCGTTGGTCCCTCTCGGCCGCCGATGGCGAGAAAGCCTCCGTCGCCTCCGCCCCGGTGAGCCGGGCCTCCTCCGCCTCCTGGCGCGGGCTGGAGGACGGGGACGAAGGGGATGAGGGGTGCTCGGTGCTGAGCTTCGCCCTCTCCAGCCCCGGGAGCTTGCGGAGCCGGCGCGGGGGGCCTGAGGGTCGCCCCGAGTCGCGGCTCTCCCTGGCCCGCAGCCgcctggaggaggcagaggaggggtcCCGCGGGCAGCCCCCCCTGGGGCGCAGCTTCTCTgtgcccccccggccccgcagcgccACTTCTGAGGACGGGGGTCCCGGGGACGCCCGCCCTGTGGGGCACCGCTCCTACCTCGACCCTGACCTGGAAGCCGCCATCCAGGAGGTGCTGAGCTACCgcccgccgcgggccgggggctgctccagccccgagGCCGACTCGGGGGACGACGGCCGGAGCGTGCGGAGCGTGTGGAGCGTGCGGAGCGCGGCCCCCCTGGGTGCCGCCGACCGCCCCCCCGGCAGCCTCCGCCGCTCTGCATCTGCCCTCGACTTCTCCCGGCGTGCCTGCCGGCGCCGCAGCAGCTCGGGCTCCtccgaggaagaggaggagcgGAAGAAGAAGAGTGCCAAGAAGCATGCCAAGAAGGCTAAGAAGAAAgccaagaagaagaagaagaagaagcagcagtCATCATCTGACTCGGCTTCCTCCTCCGATTCCTCCTCCGATTCCTCCTCCGGCTCCACCAGCTCCTACCGCAGCACCTCCAGCGTCAAGAAGGGCCCGCAGGTGGCAGGGAGTGAGGAGCCGGGACACCCCGGCCGgggcaagaaggaggagaagcagcgGAAGAAGCAGGTTGACAGCCTGATGATGAAGTACCTGTACCGGCCCGAGAGCGACTGA